A region of Paenibacillus sp. JNUCC-31 DNA encodes the following proteins:
- a CDS encoding fibronectin type III domain-containing protein produces MKKSRKLVKKQAEQLTKVVLAFALLSPQALIAEWGATAVMAEAVESISIVSDTYSMKAVQSSKVKVEMNSDGKYRIVLLPNTNVFYGGDTGNVSTIIDHNGTPINFKSLPLNYYRINNNVIEMSRQKDNVEYILRVSIVNATSQGGYMKVELEAVNRSGSTLNLGGTFYWDTMVNGNDASPFEVIENGWRNYSGGVQVTAFYANTYNVVDADRIFMGQYNSPDNAQLTGGSTPSSFVPGQTVTASDTAAQFWWNGKATANQVSRKFSTIVGIGPKNAPPSFTLSAPSSGQTYYKGEQLQISGTTRDTDVGDLLTVKWSIDGGAENILTQMTATGVNQSFNTNYTLPDTLADGTHTLQVWVMDDKGGVSSAGTIHFTVRSFVVPGTPTFAAVNSNNMTVNWDKKANDASVTYELKNVTTNQSFDTGTSNSRQLTGLTPNTQYSFAVRAKNAVGSYTGYSSSAAKYTLANSPADAAVTQSGNSVTASWNNNGNPAGTNYKTEIRKSGGQVLASGTTSSTRTELAITGLADGVYEVYVAALNGEGIQTPFISAGQITKDTTGPTAPSISVNPSTWTKEEVSVTITAGSDALSGVQKTQYKLGIGGEWKEYSVPVTVASEGNTLIFARSIDTFGNTGQEASVTARVDRTAPTPPMISLNPPAWTHSNVTVTLTAGTDEASGVGLTQYRLGEEGTWINYQEPFILNAEGVTEIQARSVDRASNVSGSTSATARIDRTGPEEPKITLSDDDWTNQDVSFEIISGEDTGSGLSKSQYRLNEQGPWIDYTGEVKVTDEGQTAVYARSLDRVGNISTVAKAIIRIDKTAPTEPVITLSQSGWSKEDVQFTIAGSVDEHAISYEYSLNGDPYITGNSGTVSINGATVIRARARDAVGNVGTEISRTAYVDQIAPTITFTPNGQGWTDTDISAMIQYEDADSGIHELKRFYQITGGIAPPENWTEAESNKPVIPIDSEGIWYIHAKATDEAGNTYETVSSPYQIQRKPEQPANVSITQINETSAELTWDLPTGKWHTDGYQYEVMNKTTGQSWTMDYPNHTLIDSSLNGGQVYEFEVRARNHTGLSDSVTIRALTVPAAPGSLQIRKVESQPDLAEVHFDSVQGATAYRIMASTTDGRTVYDETISDSSRMPYISNLVPGTIHTISVTALNESGAGGRSRTGFLTLPAAPGQFAAVQIREHEISLAWDTVTSATYYSLSRNGTGVFDGLETAYVDAGLDSGTEYSYELLAANETGEGPPADLQKWMTLPGVIENLTVDEPTTTSLRLSWEPVRGAEQYEVYVDGEKRQTLPTGTHEWVVTGLAAGTMQQLEVRAVNGSGEGQSNRVAGTTLPESPSGLHFVQPTETGAILKWDEVPGGTHYRVTLDGQSYEISDTQLIVDQLSGSRRYTYQVEAGNAAGYGAATSSELLTLPTRPEGMAVTRIDETSMGMEWGSVKTAESYIVRINGTEVGRTSQLAYTAVDLLPGLEYVLEVQAVNASGTGQSASLIQLSKPTPPSEIVVEPKVHKATLSWDAVEGASEYLIYQNNKEIYRGTQPTALITGLQDGTRYDYTLRAVNRQGTQSEATNVSVLTLPKKPVKVQAYDVSENSLSLDFTKTDVKGADEYIIERNGREIARLNASEGRFVDKDLSSGTKYTYMIRAVNASGSGESLTYGVMTQTRPIPADGISVIKGTHAFDLAWEAVQGATAYEIHNQTTGDVQTVTEPSAHLASLLDGTMYEYELTVMNEDGHRSTPVQVHLLTKPISSQTVSIEAVTDKSATLDLSGSATRGADQLILLRDGNEIDRIPADRISYEDKDLTPGEKYTYTVKTSNASGESDAGFEVQLRTLPATVTELLHPDGIEETEAVITWEKVQGADGYIVRIADDEFTTITESELTEIRLTGLASAAPYDMVQIIPYNTAGQGSPIKVTPFFTLPHVDSVEMKLYPETNHARLEWAFPYPNETFVVMMEGMELYRGKQKEYIADELEGGTNYSIELYTENVQGDISHKLEYTLLTKPEAPKEVEYHSTQDSIQLQFGKSQVKGAEQFIIERNGVVISRVSVDEPFYKDQGLEPGVHYEYTIKTGNASGMSENGLKLNAVTLPGTISSSPMVEERAAHGADILWDMAPGATGYRIYRQAELIATITETSMHIAALKSAQRYPDFSIVPFNEAGDGEVILVPEFETLPSNEVIVSAVAQGTSSIVVSWKLESSNETVVLSHNEREIYRGKNRSYIWTGLTGGQRYDLMLWTENSAGEKSESQQASAVTMPYPPASGGASPATPSSKPETEQAEVTQPDWDGKPDTATKKQVKFLDIGQTFNKDQIIWLAEQNIIQGVSETRFEPRRPITRAEFTALIVRLMGVDTSVGYQHAFQDVNDQDWFAPEIGAAVSRGMVHGMGNGKFAPYALVTREQASKIIANVIRKIKPEPMTSRRAFTDQMDVSDWAKEEVEELAGMYMLTGYEDGSFRPMQHLSRSEAAALIFRLNKLIRIIEENQTMEGNQTSKETNTPKWDRTI; encoded by the coding sequence TTGAAGAAATCCCGAAAATTGGTGAAAAAACAAGCCGAGCAACTGACCAAAGTAGTGCTGGCTTTTGCCTTGCTTTCACCTCAAGCACTGATCGCTGAATGGGGAGCAACCGCCGTTATGGCTGAAGCTGTGGAAAGCATCAGTATTGTATCCGATACCTACAGCATGAAGGCTGTTCAATCCTCCAAAGTGAAGGTGGAGATGAACAGTGATGGCAAATACAGAATTGTATTGCTTCCCAATACCAACGTATTTTACGGCGGAGATACCGGAAATGTATCCACCATTATTGATCACAACGGAACCCCCATTAACTTTAAGTCATTGCCGCTCAATTATTATCGAATCAACAACAACGTCATTGAAATGTCCCGGCAAAAGGACAATGTCGAGTATATTTTGCGAGTATCCATCGTCAACGCCACGTCTCAAGGCGGTTATATGAAAGTGGAGCTGGAGGCTGTTAATCGCAGCGGCTCGACGCTCAATCTGGGAGGCACGTTCTACTGGGATACCATGGTGAATGGCAATGATGCTTCACCATTTGAAGTGATTGAGAACGGCTGGCGCAATTATAGCGGCGGTGTGCAGGTAACTGCTTTTTATGCCAACACGTATAATGTCGTGGACGCAGATCGTATTTTCATGGGGCAATATAACAGCCCGGATAATGCCCAACTTACAGGCGGTTCTACCCCATCTTCCTTTGTGCCAGGGCAGACCGTAACGGCGAGTGATACTGCTGCACAATTTTGGTGGAATGGCAAAGCAACCGCAAACCAGGTTTCCCGGAAATTTTCTACGATTGTTGGCATTGGTCCGAAAAATGCACCGCCCTCATTTACACTATCAGCTCCTTCTTCGGGCCAGACCTATTATAAAGGGGAGCAGCTGCAAATTTCCGGTACAACCCGGGACACGGATGTGGGAGATCTGTTGACTGTAAAATGGTCGATTGACGGTGGGGCGGAAAACATCCTGACACAGATGACGGCCACAGGTGTGAATCAGTCATTTAACACAAATTATACGTTACCAGACACTCTCGCCGATGGTACACATACGTTACAGGTATGGGTGATGGATGACAAAGGGGGAGTGTCTTCAGCCGGAACTATCCATTTCACGGTGAGAAGTTTCGTTGTTCCAGGAACGCCGACGTTTGCAGCGGTGAACAGCAATAATATGACGGTGAACTGGGATAAGAAGGCGAATGACGCTTCCGTGACGTATGAATTGAAAAATGTAACGACCAATCAAAGTTTCGATACGGGTACCTCAAACAGTCGCCAGTTGACTGGACTTACACCGAATACGCAGTATTCCTTTGCGGTCCGGGCCAAAAATGCAGTCGGTTCCTACACGGGATATTCAAGTTCTGCGGCCAAATATACACTGGCAAACTCGCCCGCTGATGCAGCAGTCACACAGTCTGGTAACTCCGTCACGGCCAGTTGGAACAACAATGGTAATCCCGCTGGAACCAACTACAAAACCGAGATACGAAAATCTGGTGGACAAGTACTCGCATCGGGTACAACCTCCTCGACACGTACCGAATTGGCTATAACTGGGCTCGCCGACGGAGTGTATGAAGTGTATGTAGCAGCACTAAATGGCGAAGGCATACAGACACCATTCATATCTGCTGGTCAGATCACAAAGGACACAACAGGCCCGACTGCTCCCTCTATATCCGTCAATCCATCTACTTGGACCAAGGAAGAGGTGTCAGTTACCATAACAGCAGGTTCGGATGCCTTGAGTGGGGTGCAGAAGACACAGTACAAACTGGGGATAGGGGGAGAATGGAAGGAATACAGCGTACCAGTCACAGTTGCTTCTGAAGGAAACACACTCATTTTTGCACGCAGCATAGATACATTTGGCAATACAGGACAAGAAGCTTCTGTTACGGCACGGGTAGACCGGACTGCTCCAACGCCTCCCATGATCTCATTGAATCCACCGGCATGGACCCATTCGAATGTCACAGTGACATTAACGGCAGGTACAGACGAAGCCAGCGGCGTTGGTCTTACACAGTACAGGCTTGGTGAAGAAGGAACGTGGATCAATTACCAGGAACCGTTTATCTTGAATGCAGAAGGAGTAACTGAAATTCAGGCGCGGAGTGTGGATCGAGCCTCGAATGTCAGTGGGTCAACTTCAGCTACTGCACGTATAGACAGGACAGGACCCGAGGAGCCAAAGATTACGCTCAGTGACGATGACTGGACGAATCAGGATGTGTCTTTTGAAATAATCAGCGGTGAAGATACAGGGAGTGGACTTTCCAAAAGCCAATATCGACTAAATGAGCAAGGTCCCTGGATCGATTACACGGGCGAAGTGAAGGTTACCGACGAAGGACAAACCGCCGTATATGCTCGCTCACTAGATCGGGTAGGGAATATAAGTACCGTAGCAAAAGCAATCATTCGGATCGACAAGACTGCTCCAACAGAGCCGGTCATTACATTAAGCCAATCCGGCTGGAGTAAGGAAGACGTGCAATTTACGATTGCCGGAAGTGTAGATGAACATGCCATATCATATGAGTATAGTTTAAACGGAGATCCATATATTACAGGGAACTCGGGTACTGTGAGCATAAACGGAGCTACAGTCATTCGGGCCAGAGCGAGGGATGCCGTAGGTAATGTTGGCACAGAGATCAGTCGTACGGCTTACGTCGATCAGATTGCTCCAACGATTACATTTACACCGAATGGACAGGGTTGGACCGATACCGATATATCCGCCATGATTCAATATGAAGATGCTGACTCAGGCATCCATGAACTGAAACGATTCTATCAAATAACGGGCGGCATTGCTCCACCAGAGAACTGGACTGAAGCCGAGTCCAATAAGCCCGTAATTCCAATCGATTCGGAAGGCATCTGGTATATTCATGCCAAAGCAACCGATGAGGCAGGCAATACATATGAAACCGTATCTTCACCTTATCAGATTCAGCGAAAACCAGAACAACCAGCGAATGTGAGCATCACACAGATCAATGAAACTTCAGCAGAACTTACATGGGACCTGCCGACAGGTAAGTGGCACACCGATGGATACCAATATGAAGTGATGAACAAAACAACAGGACAGTCGTGGACAATGGATTATCCGAACCACACGTTAATAGATAGTTCTCTGAATGGAGGGCAAGTCTATGAATTTGAGGTCAGAGCCAGAAACCACACGGGTTTAAGTGATTCAGTAACGATCCGTGCATTAACGGTTCCTGCGGCGCCGGGATCATTGCAAATTCGTAAAGTGGAATCTCAGCCAGATCTAGCAGAAGTACATTTCGATTCCGTTCAAGGCGCTACGGCATATCGGATCATGGCTTCAACTACAGACGGAAGAACGGTATATGATGAGACCATATCCGACTCTTCCCGCATGCCTTACATTAGCAATCTGGTCCCTGGGACAATTCATACCATCTCGGTTACTGCTTTGAATGAAAGTGGTGCGGGAGGGAGAAGCCGGACGGGATTCTTGACTTTGCCTGCAGCACCAGGGCAATTTGCGGCAGTGCAGATTCGGGAGCATGAGATCTCTCTGGCATGGGATACGGTAACTTCAGCCACATATTACAGTCTTTCGCGTAATGGGACAGGGGTCTTCGATGGATTGGAAACCGCGTACGTAGATGCAGGTCTGGATAGTGGTACAGAGTACAGCTATGAATTGCTCGCTGCGAATGAAACAGGAGAAGGGCCCCCGGCAGACTTGCAAAAATGGATGACCTTGCCCGGTGTTATTGAAAACTTGACCGTGGATGAGCCTACAACAACGAGCTTGCGTCTAAGTTGGGAGCCTGTAAGAGGTGCTGAGCAATATGAGGTCTATGTGGATGGAGAGAAGAGGCAGACGCTGCCCACCGGAACCCATGAATGGGTCGTTACGGGATTGGCTGCAGGTACAATGCAACAGTTGGAAGTGCGGGCGGTCAATGGGAGTGGAGAAGGTCAATCGAATCGGGTAGCTGGAACGACCCTTCCCGAGAGTCCTTCGGGGCTTCACTTTGTTCAACCGACCGAGACAGGAGCTATACTTAAATGGGATGAAGTCCCCGGGGGCACCCATTATCGGGTGACTCTTGATGGACAGAGCTATGAAATATCAGATACACAGCTTATCGTCGATCAATTATCAGGCAGTCGTCGCTATACGTATCAAGTGGAGGCTGGAAATGCTGCCGGGTATGGTGCGGCCACAAGTAGCGAACTGCTCACTTTACCAACCAGACCTGAAGGAATGGCAGTAACGCGTATCGATGAAACAAGCATGGGCATGGAGTGGGGATCGGTAAAGACAGCCGAGTCCTATATTGTGAGAATCAATGGAACTGAGGTTGGTCGAACTTCTCAACTTGCCTATACGGCTGTAGATTTATTGCCAGGGCTGGAATATGTGTTGGAGGTACAGGCCGTGAATGCCTCGGGAACAGGTCAATCGGCAAGTTTGATCCAATTATCCAAACCAACGCCGCCTTCAGAAATCGTTGTTGAACCTAAAGTACATAAAGCAACCTTGTCTTGGGACGCTGTTGAAGGTGCATCGGAGTATTTAATTTACCAGAATAATAAGGAGATCTATCGTGGTACGCAACCGACGGCGCTGATTACTGGGCTTCAGGATGGAACGAGGTACGACTATACTCTTCGGGCGGTAAATAGACAAGGGACCCAATCCGAAGCGACGAATGTCTCCGTGCTGACCTTGCCTAAGAAACCAGTTAAAGTTCAGGCATATGATGTGTCAGAAAACAGCCTTAGTCTGGATTTCACCAAAACAGATGTAAAAGGGGCAGACGAATATATCATTGAACGCAATGGGCGTGAGATCGCTCGTTTGAATGCTAGTGAAGGCCGCTTCGTGGACAAGGACTTGTCTTCGGGCACGAAATATACTTATATGATCCGGGCGGTCAATGCAAGTGGCTCAGGCGAATCCTTAACCTATGGGGTAATGACCCAAACACGGCCAATACCCGCAGATGGGATTAGTGTTATTAAGGGAACACATGCGTTTGATCTGGCCTGGGAAGCAGTTCAGGGAGCCACTGCATATGAAATTCACAATCAGACCACGGGAGATGTGCAGACGGTAACCGAACCTTCGGCTCATCTCGCGAGTCTGCTGGATGGCACAATGTATGAGTATGAACTCACGGTAATGAATGAGGATGGTCACCGTTCCACTCCAGTGCAGGTTCATTTACTGACCAAGCCTATATCCTCACAAACTGTAAGCATTGAGGCGGTAACGGATAAATCGGCAACACTTGATCTGAGTGGCAGCGCCACACGAGGAGCGGATCAATTGATCCTTTTGCGGGATGGGAATGAAATTGACCGTATTCCGGCTGACAGGATTTCTTATGAAGACAAGGACCTGACGCCGGGAGAGAAGTACACCTATACGGTCAAGACTTCTAATGCCTCCGGTGAAAGCGATGCGGGCTTTGAGGTTCAATTACGTACGCTACCCGCAACAGTGACTGAACTGCTGCATCCAGATGGGATTGAAGAGACGGAGGCAGTGATTACATGGGAGAAGGTTCAAGGGGCCGATGGTTACATTGTAAGGATAGCGGATGACGAATTTACTACAATTACAGAGAGTGAACTGACTGAGATCAGACTTACAGGGCTTGCCAGCGCAGCCCCATATGATATGGTGCAGATCATTCCTTATAATACGGCGGGTCAGGGAAGCCCTATTAAAGTCACGCCATTTTTCACATTGCCTCATGTTGATTCTGTTGAGATGAAGCTGTATCCCGAAACAAATCATGCCAGACTGGAGTGGGCTTTCCCTTATCCCAATGAGACGTTTGTAGTTATGATGGAGGGCATGGAGCTATACCGCGGCAAACAAAAAGAGTATATCGCGGATGAGCTGGAGGGTGGAACGAATTACTCCATTGAACTGTATACCGAGAACGTGCAGGGAGATATATCTCATAAGCTTGAATATACGTTATTAACCAAACCGGAGGCACCAAAGGAAGTGGAATATCATTCCACACAAGATAGCATTCAACTTCAGTTTGGAAAGAGCCAAGTCAAGGGGGCCGAACAGTTCATCATTGAACGTAACGGAGTGGTGATCAGCAGAGTATCGGTGGACGAACCTTTTTATAAGGATCAGGGGCTCGAACCTGGAGTCCATTATGAGTACACCATTAAAACAGGGAATGCTTCCGGTATGAGCGAGAATGGTTTGAAGCTTAACGCAGTTACGCTGCCCGGTACGATTTCCTCCTCTCCTATGGTCGAAGAACGAGCTGCACATGGAGCAGATATACTATGGGATATGGCTCCAGGTGCAACGGGCTACCGGATCTACCGGCAAGCCGAGCTGATTGCAACAATAACAGAAACGTCCATGCATATTGCGGCATTGAAAAGTGCTCAGCGCTATCCTGACTTTTCCATCGTGCCTTTTAATGAGGCGGGAGACGGAGAGGTAATCCTTGTACCTGAGTTTGAGACACTGCCGTCGAATGAAGTCATTGTTTCAGCGGTGGCCCAAGGTACAAGCAGTATTGTAGTGAGCTGGAAGCTGGAATCTTCGAATGAAACGGTTGTTCTTTCCCATAATGAACGTGAAATTTATCGTGGCAAAAATCGAAGCTACATCTGGACTGGATTAACGGGTGGACAGCGCTATGATCTGATGCTGTGGACTGAAAATTCTGCTGGGGAAAAAAGTGAAAGTCAACAGGCTTCGGCTGTTACTATGCCGTATCCACCTGCGAGTGGAGGAGCTAGCCCAGCAACGCCTTCCTCCAAACCGGAAACTGAACAGGCAGAAGTGACCCAACCTGATTGGGATGGCAAACCTGATACAGCAACCAAGAAACAGGTCAAATTTTTGGATATTGGTCAAACCTTTAATAAAGATCAGATTATCTGGCTGGCAGAACAGAATATTATTCAGGGTGTGAGTGAGACCCGTTTCGAACCGCGACGTCCCATTACACGAGCAGAGTTCACAGCACTTATTGTCCGATTAATGGGTGTGGACACATCTGTTGGTTACCAGCATGCTTTTCAGGATGTGAACGATCAGGATTGGTTTGCTCCAGAGATTGGGGCTGCGGTAAGTCGTGGAATGGTACATGGTATGGGTAATGGCAAATTTGCCCCTTATGCGCTCGTGACCCGGGAACAGGCGTCGAAGATCATTGCGAATGTTATTCGTAAAATCAAGCCGGAGCCTATGACATCACGTCGTGCGTTTACCGATCAGATGGATGTGTCCGATTGGGCCAAAGAAGAGGTGGAAGAGCTTGCTGGAATGTATATGCTAACCGGATACGAAGACGGCAGTTTCCGTCCCATGCAGCATTTGAGCAGATCCGAGGCGGCGGCCCTGATCTTCCGTTTGAACAAACTGATTCGTATTATAGAAGAAAACCAAACGATGGAGGGAAATCAAACGAGTAAAGAGACTAACACACCAAAATGGGACAGGACGATTTAG
- a CDS encoding carboxylesterase family protein, with the protein MSQTGHRLVKEITKTVTLDYLLHIPETEEPLAVDQKWPVILFLHGAGERGDDLEKLKANGVPLIADQDKSFPFIVISPQCPVDEFWGMHREAVMALLEHVLENEAADPKRVYITGLSMGGYGAWDLPLFYPNTFAALAPVCGGADPSKAEELRNIPIWAFHGAKDDVVYVSESEKIVHALEALNADVKLTIYPEGDHDAWTETYANPELYKWFLSHSL; encoded by the coding sequence ATGTCCCAAACCGGGCATCGACTGGTAAAAGAAATTACCAAAACTGTCACATTGGATTATTTGCTGCACATTCCTGAGACGGAGGAACCACTTGCTGTGGATCAGAAGTGGCCTGTCATATTGTTTCTTCATGGTGCTGGGGAACGAGGCGATGATCTGGAAAAGCTTAAAGCAAATGGGGTTCCGCTTATTGCCGATCAGGACAAGAGCTTTCCGTTTATCGTCATTTCCCCGCAATGTCCTGTGGACGAATTTTGGGGTATGCATCGTGAAGCTGTCATGGCTCTTCTGGAACATGTGTTGGAAAACGAAGCAGCTGACCCAAAACGGGTATATATCACAGGTCTGAGTATGGGCGGTTATGGTGCTTGGGATCTGCCTTTGTTTTACCCCAATACATTTGCAGCATTGGCTCCTGTATGTGGGGGAGCAGACCCTTCCAAAGCGGAAGAACTGCGTAATATACCGATTTGGGCGTTTCACGGGGCGAAGGATGACGTCGTTTATGTTTCTGAATCCGAGAAGATTGTTCATGCGCTGGAAGCGTTGAACGCGGATGTGAAGCTGACCATATACCCGGAAGGCGATCATGATGCTTGGACGGAAACGTATGCTAACCCGGAATTGTACAAGTGGTTTCTCAGCCATAGTTTATAG
- the treR gene encoding trehalose operon repressor: protein MNNKFIRIYEDIAARIRTAEIQAGSLLPSELDLAESYQTSRETIRKALKMLYEEGYIQKIQGKGSIVLDIRKIDFPISGLVSFKELAKKMGHRAQTYVKVFEEQQVDQALYKKINFGLNEQVWEIRRVRKVDGVHVILDKDYISQKLIPGLSKEICNNSIYEYIEEELGLTISFAKKEILVEEPTAEDRELLDLDGFHNVVVVRSQVYLEDASQFQYTEARHRPDKFRFVDFARRR from the coding sequence ATGAATAACAAATTTATACGAATCTATGAAGATATTGCAGCACGAATCCGTACCGCCGAAATTCAAGCCGGATCGCTGTTGCCTTCGGAGCTGGATTTGGCTGAGAGCTACCAAACCTCCAGAGAAACCATCCGCAAAGCACTTAAAATGTTATATGAAGAAGGATATATCCAGAAAATCCAGGGTAAAGGCTCCATAGTTTTGGATATCCGTAAAATTGACTTTCCAATCTCGGGACTGGTCAGTTTCAAGGAACTTGCCAAAAAAATGGGACACCGTGCCCAAACGTATGTGAAGGTTTTTGAGGAACAACAGGTCGATCAGGCCTTGTACAAAAAGATTAATTTTGGTCTGAATGAACAGGTGTGGGAGATCCGGCGTGTACGCAAAGTGGACGGAGTCCATGTTATTCTGGACAAGGACTATATTAGTCAGAAGCTTATTCCCGGTTTGAGCAAGGAGATATGCAATAATTCCATTTACGAGTACATTGAGGAAGAGCTGGGATTGACCATCTCTTTTGCCAAAAAGGAAATTTTGGTGGAGGAACCTACCGCTGAGGATCGGGAACTGCTCGATCTCGATGGATTCCATAATGTAGTTGTCGTTAGAAGCCAGGTTTACTTGGAGGATGCCAGTCAATTTCAGTACACGGAGGCGAGGCATCGACCGGACAAGTTCAGATTTGTTGATTTTGCCCGGCGAAGATAA